From Bombina bombina isolate aBomBom1 chromosome 1, aBomBom1.pri, whole genome shotgun sequence:
atatatatatatatatatatatgtgcgtgtgtgtgtgtatatatatgtgtgtgtgtgtgtgtgtgtgtatatatatgtgtgtgtgtgtgtgtgtgtatatatatgtgcgtgtgtgtgtgtatatatatgtgtgtgtgtgtgtgtgtatatgtatatatatatatatatgtatgtgtgtgtgtgtgtatatatatatgtatatatatatatatatgtgcgtgtgtgtgtgtatatatatgtgtgtgtgtgtgtgtgtgtatatatatatgtgtgtgtgtgtgtatatatatgtgcgtgtgtgtgtgtatatatatgtgtgtgtgtgtgtgtgtatatgtatatatatatatatatgtgcgtgtgtgtgtgtgtgtgtaaatagtaAATTGTTCTGCCTTGCACAACAATGAATGAACGAATAAGAGGATTTTAATACAGTTAGATTTCAAGTCTTACTATCATGCTGTAAGCATCAAATAATTTTCTATGTGCACCGTCAGAAAGAAACAAAATATGCAGAGCTATAATTACTACAATTACATGCAATGTCGTGCCTTCCATTTGCAAATGTTCATGCGTATTTATTAGGGAAATCATACACAAGCGTGATATTGAGCATAATGTGATATCCTTTGTCACCAAATGTTTTCAACTCCTTTATATCTCACAACTAAAATATATTAATGCTTTTGTggagttctggctaaaaaaactaaaataacatcAATAACAAAACATCTGCAAAACATATGTGACAGACATGATGACAGAAAAGGATACTTTTCTATCACGAAAGAATATAAAATATGGCCATTACtgacacaaaacacatttaaaaaaaattacatattttaataaCTGATGCAGAGCTGTTAGCGGCACTGAATAGGTTAACAGATATTACTTCCAGTGACTTCCTTTAATCAGACTTTAACGAGATGTTCCATTATCTAGATCATTACTTGTGAAGGGTCGTTTACAGGAGTGTGTGTAGGCGTTTGAGTGGTCCCATAAAACAGTGTTTCACTGGATTCAAGGTAATTCCCAGGGCAGATAGCAATGTAACATTGCctattcctgtggctgagaaagCGTTAACCACTTAAATGACAATAAAATAGGTTCTTATTTAATAGGATTATCTTAATTTCATAGATTTCCTGTTCTTGTATGTATCCAACCAAAACATAGAGATTCAACTGCCTTAAAGAACACGAAAATAGTAAAAATGATAGACTATTAAAAGCAAATTGATTGGTAAAGTGCATTAACCAGAGAAGGGATATTTTGACCACACTAATacaacttgggtattagtttccaggagtaatggatcaaaaaaataaattagaagttctttttttttaatatgcacttAAAATAACCTAcatgcacaaaacaaaaaaaattatgctgagactactgcctgaaggactttcctacaaaaggctgcctcagaagaaacaaaaaacataaaaatggtagaatttagtaaaagtatgcaaagaaaaccaagtagctgccttgcaaatttggtcaacagtagcctcatttttgaaagcccaagaaatggcacctgatctggtagaatgagcagaaattaATTTAGGTGAAGGTTGTCCCATATCAAAGTAAGCTTTATGGATCAAAAGTTTAAACCAAGAAGTCAAAGAAACATtacagcagtagctttctgccctcttttGGAACCAAACAAATTCACAAACTagcagtttgtctgaaatcctaagTAGCATCAGCATAATACTTCtaggctctaacaacatccaaattgtgaagaaaACTTTCAGAAGAACtctcaggattaggacacaaagaagggacagcaAATTCCTGACTtatattgtctgaagacacaacCTTTGGCAAAAAGTCAGACTTAGTTCTCAAAacttccttatcctgatgaaaaatgagatgaggaatcacaagaaagagcagacaatgatgaaactcttctagcataatagatagccaaaagaaacaaaacttcccaagaaagaagcttaatatctaccTTATGCATGAGCTGAAATGCAGAAGACTGCAGAACCTTCAACACCAAATTTagattccaaggtggagaaattggcttaataacaggcttaaagggacatgaaatccaaaatatttatttcatgattcagatagagaatacaattttaaacaactttccaatttacttctattatttaatttgcttccttttcttgttatcctttgctgaaaggtttataaaggcaagctaaggagcagcaaagaacctaggttctagttgctgattggtggctgaatatatatataccgattgtcattggcttacccatgtgttcagttagaaaccagtaatgcattgctgcttctttaacaaatgataccaagataatgaaacaaattagataatagaagtaaataagaaagttgtttaaaattgtattctctatctgaatcatgaaagaaaaatattaggtttcatgttcctttaatacgtgccaaagcctgaacaaaaccatgaatatcagtaAGGTTGGCAATCTTCCTATAAAACAAAGCTGAATGAGCAGAAATCTCAGAGAACTGGCAtataggcccttatccagaccatacGGTAAGAACTACAGAATCCTagggattctgaaagaatgccagaaaaaaacaTGAGccaaacaccaagaaataaaggccttcgagatcttataatagattttgctagtcacaggcttacaagcctggatcaaaGTTTCAGCCACAGAATCTTAAAACCCTTTATGTCTAAGaactaaccgttcaatctccaattCATCAAGCTTAGTGACTTGAGATCTGGATAGAAAACAGACCTTAAGATAGAAGGTCTGGCTGCAAAGGAagaggccaaggtgggcaactggacatctgatccAGATCTGCATACCTTTCGCTGCccttgatacctcatatctttgagcctttaaatcttttgtgtgcaatattttttttaattattaattattagattgtgttattatgagtgtaagtgtactacgtttgatgtgttttgtgcaactttttttttttttttaaatagttaaccagagatctgaagttgcggtaatcattctagtgtaaatcgcaattatGTTCAAGTGatcctatttactttcaactcgtaatattagcagtaagcccgatgagtgcacctgtgataaacccctcaTCACTCTCCACTCGTAATCAGGCCCTTTGTAATCACAAGGATTTTTCTGTAGGCTTATAACACAttaacaattaaacattttatattacagtttcgccgcaaacattttatattacagtttcaaattgtttaaagggacatgaaacccaaacattttatttcatgattcagatagatgatgcgattttaaacatctttccaatttacttctattatttaatttgcttccttctcttgttatcctgagCTGAAAAATGTAtgtaggcaagttcaggagcagcaaagaacctaggttctcactgctgattggtggatgcacatatatactgattgccattggctcacccatgtgtttagttagaaaccagtagtgcattgctgctccttcaacaaatgatataaagagaattaaacaaatcagataatagaagtaaattataaagttgtttaaaattgtatgatcttatGAAGTTGCTACTCTCTGTTGCAGTTAGATAACAGTTTCAAATTGACTTAAAAACTAAACTAGAACTTCCTAGAAAAATTAACTGTGTCAGCAGATTGTGTGCAGTCTCATTCATAGTTAAAATTTAGAAATCCGTTATGGTATTAGCAGTCATCGGAGTTTCTTGgtagtccaaacattttttttaacttttctattatccattttttctaaatatttattttgtggaaaATACAAGGAATTTGAAGTCTAATAAACTTGCATatcaaactgtcggctagattacgagtgttgcgctatgagtaaaaaagcagcggtaaggcttataacgctgctttttcactaccgctgctattacgagtcttgtaggtacagctgtcctgcacacttttttgtccatactgcaaattaacttacgcaatttgtgtaaagtcttttttcaatagcacttccatagcgccggtattacaagctttttctgggaggccaaaaagtgagcggtacagcttaacccgcaagattcgtaacgcattctaaagtcagtagttatgagttttacactacaaagctgtagcataaaactcataactaaagtgttaaaaagtacactaacacccataaactacctattaacccctaaaccgaggccctcttgcatcgcaaacaataaaataaaattattaacccctaatctgccactccggacatcgccgccactagaataaacatattaacccctaaaccgccacactcccgccttgcaaacactagttaaatattattaacccttaatctgccgcccctaacattgccgcaacctacattacagttattaacccctaatctgcttcccccaacgttgccgccactatactaaagttattaacccctaaacctaagtctaaccctaaccctaacattccctaacttaaatataattaaaataaatctaaataaaaattcctatcattaactaaataattcctatttaaaactaaatacttacctgtaaaataaaccctaagctagctacaatataactaatagttacattgtagctagcttagggtttatttttatttcacgggcaagtttgtatttattttaactaggtagaatagttactaaatagttattaactatttactaactacctcgctaaaataaatacaaatttacctgtaaaataaaacctaacctgttttacactaacacctaaccttacactacaattaaaaaaattacctaaattaagtacaattacctaaattacaaacaaaaaacactaatttacacaaaataaaaaagacattatcagatatttaaactaattacacctaatctaatagccctatcaaaaaaacacaaaaaaaacctagcctaaactaaactaccaatagcccttaaaagggccttttgcagggcattgccccaaataaatcagctcttttacatgtaaaaaaaaatacaaacacaccccaacagtaaaactcaccacccacacaaccaaaccccccaaataaaaacctaactaacaaaacctaagctccccattgccctgaaaagggaatttggatgggcattgcccttaaaagggcatttagctctattgctgcccaaaccctaacctaaaaataaaacccatccaataaacacttaaaaaaacctaacactaacccctgaagatccacttacagttttgaagatccgacatccatcctcaacgaagccgggagaagtcctcaacgaagcgacaagaagtcctcaacgaaaccgggagaagtcttcatccaagccggcagaagtggtcctccagacgggcagaagtcttcatccatccggcgaggagcgggttcatcttcattatatccggcgcggagcatcctcttcttttgacatctaatgaagaatgaaggttcctttaaatgatgtcatccaagatggcgtcccttgatttccgattggctgatagaattctatcagccaatcggaattaaaggtgaaaaattcctattggctgatgcaatcagtcaataggattgagcttcaatcttattggctgatccaatcagccaataggattgagctcacattctattggctgattggaacagccaatagaatgcgagctctaatcctattggctgattggatcagccaataggactgattgcatcagccaatatgaatttttcacctttaattccgattggctgatagaagtctatcagccaatcggaattcaagggacgccatcttggatgacgtcatttaaaggaaccttcattcgtcgttagatgtcggaagaagagtatgctccgcgccggatgtcttgaagatggacctgctcctcgccggatggatgaatattgaagatgccatctggatgaagacttctcctggcttcattgaggatggatgtcggctcttcaaaattgtaagtggatcttcaggggttagtgttaggtttttttaagggtttattggtgggttttatttttaggttagggtttgggcagcaatagggcTAAAtgcccattttcagggcaatggggagcttagttttttttagttaggtttttatttggggggggtgtttgggtggtgggttttactgttgggaggttgtttgtatttttttttacaagtataagagctgatttctttggggcaatgccccacaaaaggcccttttaagggctattggtagtttagtttaggctagggttttttttattttggggggctttttattttgatagggctattagattaggtgtaattagtttaaatatctgataatttgttttttattttgtgtaatttagtgtttgttttttgtaatttaggtaattgtatttaatttatgtaatttatttaattgttttgtaatgttaggtgttagtgtaagacagggtaggttttatttcacaggtaagtttattttagctaggtagttagtacatagttaataactatttagtaactattctacctagttaaaataaatgcaaacttgcctgtaaaacaaaaataaaacctaagctagatacaatgtaactattagtttattttataggtaagtatgtagttttaaataggaattatttaggtaatgatagcaatttttatttagatttatttgaattatatttaagttagggttagggttagacttaggtttagggtttaatacatttagtatagtggcggcaaagttgggggcggcagattaggggttaataaatgtaggtaggtggcggcgatgttaggggaagcagattaagggttaataatatttaactagtgtttgaaatgagggagtgcagcggtttaggggtgaatatgtttattatagtggtgacgacgttgggggcagcagattaggggttaataacattatgtaggtgttggcgatgtcgggagcggcagattggggttaataaatataatgtaggtgtctgcgatgtcgggggcggcagattaggggttaataagtgtacgattaggggtgtttagactcagagttcatgttagggtgttaggtgtaaacataaatttagtttccccataggaatcaatggggctgcgttacggagctttacgctgctttattgcaggtgttaggctttttttcagcctgctctccccattgatgtctatggggaaatcgtgcacgagcacgtacaaccagctcaccgctgacttaagcagcgctggtattggagtgcggtatggagctcaattttgctctacgctcacttcttgcctaataacgctgggtttagaaaaacctgtaataccagagctgtaggtaagtgagcggtgacaataacgtgcaagttagcaccgcacccctcataacgcaaaactcgtaatctagccgtgtgttctTTAATTGTTGAAGGCATTGTATGTCTCTTTTTTGTAGTTACGTTTTTTACTTTAAGTAGGATAGAGAGTTTGCATAATAGGTCACAATCCAGAATGTCCTACATTTTCTCTACCTGTTTTttccctgtgtgtgtatattataaatatatatcatacagtgttaataatatatgtgtgtatattatatattgtacagtgttaataatatatgtgtgtatattatatattgtacaGTGTTAATAATGCAGCCAAAATATTCTATAACACAGTGATCTTTTcattaatgtagtttattataTGTGCTGCTCTCTAATTTGGCCCACTGTAACAGCAGAAGAGTTCTGTTCCTCTAACCCTACTAAACAgcctatgttttgtttttttcaggcaagTATGTGTACCAGCCAATGACTCCTGTTGAGCATTTACCAAGCACTGAGATCCCAGCTGAGCCACGAGAACAGACAAACACCATTCAGATTAGTGTGTCACTGGCTGATCAATTCCTCAAGGTGGCCTCATCTTTCCAGCCTCCATACCTGCCAGAGTCACCTCGTTACTGCACCATCTCTGACCTCTTCTTGGATAACTACCAAGTAAAATGTATCAATGGGAAAATGTGTTATGTTCAGCGGCAGCAACCACCCCCTCCTCAACCACCTAAAAGAGTCAGGTCAGAGAGAGAGAACTTGCAGGAAGTATATCCACAAAAAGATAGCCAGGGTCCAAAAATAGACCACTGCTCTTCTCCATCAAGCTCAGAGGACTCAGGAATCAATGCTGTAGGGATTCCCTACCTGGAATCATGTGATGAGGACACagaggagggggcagagttaagtTCAGAAGAGGACTGCAGTCCAGAGAGCTGTTGGCAACAAGAGAACTGCCCAGTGGTATCTCCATCCAAGACTGATGTGGAAGTCATAGAAACTATAGAAACTACAGTGTGAGCCACTGTAGAATAaactttacatgtgtatatatatatatatatatatatatatatacacatgggcATTGGATCAAATCCTGCCACAGGACAGAGCAATACAATCAACTTAAATATTGCACATTAATACACATTCTTTAATCACAGAAAAAGTTTAGGCCAGCTTATTGGTGACCAGTTAGTTCATGTTTTGGTCagtggaggctgcacatatatatctttcCTCACCGGCTTCCATTGCAACTCCTGTGCTTGCATATTCATTAAGGCATTTCCCAAAGGTAATATTCAGTGACTTAACTGTTTTGTAAAATGAAGATTACTGGCGCTGTGCCTTgatgcctaaaatatttacaaggagAACATACATTCAAAACGTATTCCATGTGTACAATGTTCTTTATCCAGAGGATACATATTAGACTAAAGTGAAGTTCTGTTAACCCTTCCACAGCCTTTACCCACAAAGGGGCTAAAAtgatatattaaagaaaaaaaagaaatagtatTAATGTTCAGGACCATAAAAATACTAGTAAAGAGCACATAGCAATAGGATTTGCTGAATATATACAGTTTGTGTTTTGTCAAATGCACCATGAGTCTTATTAGATATTGCTGCCTTTGTTGTATGTAATATATTACTGAGTGCACACTTACTTATTCCACCACAGCGACTGCTTATGAGGAGAGAAAACACCACGCTCCTGACAGAACTTCCTGCAAATTGATTTGTATTTGACTAACACACGCAGTAAGTGATGTATGGTATGACAGGAAGAGACATTTCTACCACAGCGCTGACAGAAAAAAATTTAAGAAACAAATTGTCGCTACATATTAAAGCCAGAGGCGGGGGTGCCCTTACACTATTTTTAGCTTCATTGTGATTAAAcagtatattttataacattttaaagaaatgctcTATATATAGTATTATGGACTTTGGAGTATTTTACAACTGTTCTATGATGTAAGTATATTCATTCAGTGCACATACAGTAAATTATGACCGTATGTCTGTGCTTAGAAGCACCTATAAAATTGGCCTTGTTTCCTAAGGGATCCTAATATACCCTAAGGGATCCTAATATACTGTGTATTTTGCCTTGAGCAGAGCTAGCTACTAGCTGCAGCACGCATGCTCCTTATATTCTGCTCAGTCAGATGTCTCTGGGGACTGGAAATAGGGGAGAGATGTCGATTGCCATATCTgtcccagtaaaaaaaaaaaaaagcaagttagTGCTAACTTTTAGTGCTCAGCAGAACCATTATTTGTAAACTATTAATCATTTCTACACAAGGCTAATGTTACCTGAGGTATCATCTATCCTAGAGTTTTCTGGTGATATCAGTCTTG
This genomic window contains:
- the C1H3orf70 gene encoding UPF0524 protein C3orf70 homolog, producing the protein MTATTAHKCLKNDKVDEAQALARSCAGRPDFKPCDGLSICATHSHGKCFRLHWCCHLGWCHCKYVYQPMTPVEHLPSTEIPAEPREQTNTIQISVSLADQFLKVASSFQPPYLPESPRYCTISDLFLDNYQVKCINGKMCYVQRQQPPPPQPPKRVRSERENLQEVYPQKDSQGPKIDHCSSPSSSEDSGINAVGIPYLESCDEDTEEGAELSSEEDCSPESCWQQENCPVVSPSKTDVEVIETIETTV